Genomic segment of Rhodocaloribacter litoris:
GATCCTCGTCGAGGGCCGCCGGGCCGTGGGCGTGCGCGTAGCGGGCGCGGCGTACACGGCACGGGCCGTGGTGGCGGGCACCCACGCCCTGGAAACGTTCGGGCGGCTGCTGCCCGAGGCCCACCGCCCGCCGGGCGCCCGGCACCTGCGCACCGGCAACGGCTTCGGCGCGATCCTCCGCCTGGCCCTCCGCGAGCCGGTCGCCTACACGGCCGCACCGGGGGCCGAGGCCCGCACCGGCCTTCAGCTCCTCTGCCGCGACCGCGCCCAGCTCCACGCCGCCTACGGCGACTACCTGCGCGGCGAGCCGGCCCACGACCCACCCCTCGTGGCGATGACCTTCTCCGCCGTCGATGCCTCGCTGGCCCCGCCCGGCGGCGAGGTGCTCTGGCTCTGGGCCCAGTACTTCCCGTACGCCCTCCGCTCCGGGCACTGGGACGAGATCGGCGAGGCCGTCGCCGACCGCATCCTGTCGGCCTTCGAAGCCTATGCCCCGGGCACCCGGGACAAGGTCGTCGGCCAGCTCTTTCAGCACCCGCTCTACCTCGAGCGCGAGCTGGGCCTCTACCGGGGCAACGTGATGCACCTGGAGATGAGCCTCGACCAGATGTTCATGCTCCGCCCGTTCCTCGGCATGGCCCGCTACCGGACCCACCTGAAGGGGCTGTACCTGACCGGCGCGAGCACCCACCCCGGCGGCGGCATCATGGGCGCCTCGGGCCGGAATGCCGCCCGCGTTCTGTTGAAAGATCTGAGCCGAAGGCGCGTCTGAATATGACCTACCTCCAGTTCCACCTCGTCTTCATCCTGCCGCCGCTGCTGGCGCTGGCCCTCATCCCGCCCCGCCCGGCGGCCGCCCCGGGCGAGCGCCATCCCTGGCCGTGGCTGCTCCTGCTGGCCCTCCTGGCCGTACTCTACACCACCCCGTGGGACAACTACCTCGTGGCGCGGGGCATCTGGTCGTACGGCGCAGCGCGTGTGCTGGGGACGATCGGCTACGTGCCCGTCGAAGAGTACCTGTTCTTCGTGCTCCAGCCGCTGCTCACCGGGCTGTGGTTCGTGCGCCTGCGGGCGCGCCCCGCCCTCCGCCGGCCCGACGCGGCCCCCGGCCCCCACGCCCGCCGCCTCGGCGCCGCCTTCTGGCTGCTCATAGCCGTCGTCGGCGCGGTGCTGCTGACCACCGAGCCGGGCACCTACCTGGGGCTGATCCTGGCCTGGGCCGCCCCGGTCCTGGCAGGCCAGTGGTTCCTCGCCGGCGACGCCTTCCTCCGGCACCGGCGCCTCTTCTTCCTGGCGGTGGCCGTCCCCACGCTCTACCTGTGGGTCGCCGACGCCATCGCCATCCGCCTGGGCATCTGGCACATCGCCGAGGCCACCACGCTCGGCTGGCGTCCCGTTGGCCTGCCCGTCGAAGAAGCCACCTTTTTCCTCGTAACGAACCTGCTCGTGGTGCAGGGCCTCTGGCTGTTCCTCCCCCTGTCGCAACCGCACGCCGCCCGCCATGCCTGACGCCCCCGTCCATCCCGCCGTCGCCGTGATCGGTGCCGGCCTCAGCGGCCTGACTGCCGCCTCCACGCTGCACCGCGCCGGCCTGCCCGTCCGCATCTTCGACAAGGGACGCGGACCGGGCGGGCGCATGAGCCGCCGCCGGCAGAACGGCTTCCACTTCGACCACGGCGCCCAGTATTTCACGGCCCGGGACCCGGCCTTCCGCGAGGCGGTCGAGGCCTGGCGGGCCGAGGGGATCGTGGCCGCATGGCCGCTGCGTCTCGGCGTGGCACGCCATGGGCACCTCACCGCAAAGCCGTCCCGCGAGGCCCGCTACGTGGGCGTGCCCAGCATGAACGCCGTCGCACGGCACCTGGCCCGTGGCCTGCGCGTCGACTACGGCGTGCGCATCGAGGCCGTAGAGCCCTTCGCGGGCGGCTGGCAGCTCCGGGCCGAGGACGGCACCGCCTTCGGGCGGTTCGACGTCGTCCTCGTGAGCGCCCCGCCGCCGCAAGCTGCGCCCCTGCTCGGCGCAGCCTCCGACTTCGCGGCGGCCGCCGCCCGCCTTACCATGGCACCCTGCTGGGCCGTCATGGCCGCCTTCGACGCCCCGCTCCCGATCCCGTTCGACGGCCTGTTCGTCGAGGAAAGCCCGCTGACCTGGGTGGCGCGCAACAGCAGCAAGCCCGGACGGCCCCCCGGCGAGACGTGGGTCCTGCACGCCGGGCCGGACTGGTCGGCCGCTCATCTCGAAGCCGACCCGGACCGGATCACCGCCCCGTTGCTCGACGCGTTCTTCGCCGCCGTGGGCATGGCCCCCGTGCCGCCCGTGCTGGCCGTGGCCCACCGGTGGCGCTATGCGTTGCCCGTGGGCAAAGCCGAGGCCCCGTGCCTCTGGGATCCGGCCATCGGCCTGGGTGCCTGCGGGGACGCCTACCGGGGCGGACGCATAGAGGGCGCGTACCTCAGCGGCCGCGCCCTCGCCCGTTCCGTGCTATCCACGTTCGGGATCAGCCCCCCTGCACCAGCCGCATGAACTCGGCGCGTGCGCTCGTGTCTTCCATGAACAGCCCGCTCATGGCGCTCGTCGTCGTGATCGAGTGCTGTTTCTGTACGCCGCGCATCACCATGCACAGGTGCGTCGCCTCGATCACCACCGCCACCCCCTGCGGCTGCAGCACCTCCTCGATGGCGTCGCGGATCTGGATCGTCAGCCGCTCCTGCACCTGCAACCGCCGTGCGAACACGTCCACCACGCGCGGGATCTTGCTCAGCCCCACGATCTGGCCGTTCGGGATATAGGCCACGTGCGCCCGACCGAAGAACGGGAGCATGTGGTGCTCGCAGAGGGAGAAGACCTCGATGTCGCGGACGAGGATCATCTCGCTGTAGTCTTCCTCGAACAGGGCGCTGGTGAGGATGGCGCGGGGGTCCTGCGTGTAGCCCTGGGTGAGGAACTGGAGGGCTTTCGCCACGCGCTCGGGGGTTTTCAGAAGGCCCTCCCGCTCGGGGTCCTCGCCGAGCAGTTCGATCACCCGCGCCAAGTTGCGCGCGAGGAGCGAGGTCGCAGGCGTGTTTGTGTCGGTCCGGGGCATCGCGGGGACCGGAACGGGTTCACCGGCCGCACCGTCGCCCTGGGAGGTGGACGTGTACAGGGTAGGCATCGTCATGAACAGGTTCCTCGTCATAAATAAGGCTGGGATAGTGCGAAAAGGGAAGGCGGTCCGGCACCGCATCGAATCGGTGCAGGACCGTTCCCGTCGCGTCAGTTCGACGGCGGCAGCAACACCGTGTCGATCACGTGGATGACGCCGTTCGAGGCCTCGATGTCCGTCGCCGTGACGGTGGCGTCGTTGATCATCACCTTGCCGTCCATCACCTTGATGGTAAGCGAGGCCCCCTGTACCGTCTTGGCCGACGTCAGGTTGACCACGTCGGCGGCCCGTACGGCACCCGGCACCACGTGGTAGGTCAGGATGGCAACGAGCTGGTCACGGTTTTCCGGCTTGAGCAGGCTTTCGACGGTGCCCTCGGGCAGCTTCGCGAAGGCCTCGTCGGTCGGGGCGAAGACGGTAAACGGCCCCTCGCCCTGGAGCGTCTCGACCAGGCCGGCTGCCTGCACGGCCGCCACCAGCGTATTGAAGCCGCCTTCCGTGGCCACCTGCACGATGTCTTTCTCCACCATGGGCGTCTCAGGGTCCTGCGCGTCACAGCCCGTCGCGACGAACAGAGCCATCAGCGTGAGGGTGAAAAGTGACGTGGTCATGTGTTTGAAGATGGTTTTCATGGTTTGCTCTCCGTGTTGATGGTGTGGGATGGATGGATGGTGGATGGAAGGCATGGCGTGCGCCGGATCGTCAGGCTTCGATGGCCTGTATCCACCGGTCGAACGGCTCCATGCGTGAGAAAAAGCGGGCCTCGAGGAAGCGAGGGGCCACATCGCGCAGATCCCGATCTTCGGGCAGGCCCGGCCCGCCGAGGGCCAGACGGCAGGGTCTTTTCGGGTCGTACATGCGGTCGAGCAGGCGCACGGCGGCGAGGGCTTCCGGCAGGCCCCGGGGCGGCATCATCGAGATGCACATCAGTTGTGCCTCGTGCCGGTGTTGCTGCCCGGCGAACTCTTCCGTGGGCACATCCAGCCCGAGGTAGATGACCTGCCAGCCACGGGCCGCCAGCACGTGCCGCACCATGAGGGCGCCCAGTTCGTGCACCTCCCCCTGCAGGCAACCCACCACGGCGACCCTGCGCTTCCGGCCATTGCGCTGCTTGCGCAGGCCCTCGCCCGCCGGCGCATCGAGTCGTAAGATCGCGTCGCGCACGAGCCCGGTCATGCGGTGCTCCTCGCCGACGCTGAGGTGCCCAGTCACGTAGCCCTCTCCGATCCGGCGCATCACCGGGCCGACCAGGTGGTCGAACAGCCGGGCAGGGGATACGTCGTGCCTGCGGAGGAACGTCAGAAGCCGGGTGAAACGCTCGACGTCGCCGTGGGCCAGTGCGTCGTACGCCACCTCGTACAGGTCCGTGAAGTCGCCTTCGCGTTGCGCCCGGAGCAGCCCCCGTCCGACGCGGGCCGCTTCGTCTCCGAACGCCAGCAGCGGAAGGTTCATCCGCCGCTCCGAAGCGAAGCGGACCAGCGCGTCGACCGGGATGCGCCGGTGGCCTCCCGCCGTCGTCCGGCAGGAGAGCGCCCCCTCGTTGCACCAGCGCTTTATCGAGGATTCATGCACCCCCAGCAGGCTGGCCGCCTCCCGGGTGGACAGTATGGTCTGCGCGTCGCTCATGTCTGTTTTTCGACCATCTCGTGCTTATGAACGCTTCAGAATGGATAAGTTGCACTACGACGGAGATTAAATTCGATTTTTTATCTTGATTGACAGGGCGAGCGCATTCTAAAATAGGCTAGTGTTAATGGCCTGGGATGTCGTAAGCTGTGCCGGTTCGTCAGCCGTTCCAGTTTGCTCCCCTCCGTTCATGTCTGAGACCTGCTTTATTCGCTATTTTGACCACCTTGAGGACCCCCGACGCGATCAGGGCAAACGCCACCGGCTCGAGCACGTGCTCGTGATCGCCCTCTGTGCCGTTGTTGCCGGTGCTGAGGGCTGGGATGACATCGCCACGTTCGCCCAGGCCAAAGTCTCCTGGCTGACCCAACGGCTCGACCTCAAACATGGCACGCCCTCGGGCGACACCTTCCGCCGCGTCCTGGCCGCCATCTGCCCGGAGGCCTTCGCCCGCGGCTTCGTACGCTGGGTGGAGGCGCTGGCCCAACAGACGGCCGGCGAGGTCATTGCCATCGATGGCAAGACGCTGCGCCGCAGTTACGACAAAGACGACCCGAAGGCCGCCCTGCACATGATCTCGGCCTGGGCGTGTGAGCAGCATCTGGTGCTGGCGCAAGAGAAGGTCTCGGCCAAGAGCAATGAGATTACCGCGATTCCGGCGCTTCTGGAGGTGTTGGACCTCGAAGGCTGCATTGTGACGCTCGATGCGATGGGCACGCAGACCGAGATTGCCGAAGCGATCTGCGCGCAGGGGGCGGACTACGTGTTGGCCCTGAAGGGCAACCAGGGCCTGCTCCACCGTGAGGTGCGGGCCTACTTCGAGCAGGGGCGCACGCGGCACTGGCGGGCGATGCCGGTCGCCTACGCGGAGCGCTGTGACCTGGGGCACGGGCGCAAGGAAGTGCGTCGGCTGTGGATCTCGACCGATGTGGCCTGGGTGCCCAAGGCCGAGGCGTGGCGTGACCTGAACAGCCTCGTGATGGTCGAACACGAGCGCCACACGCAGCAGGGCGTGAGTCTGGAGCGCCGCTTCTACATCAGCAGCCTCGCGACCACAGCGGAGCAGATGCTGGATATCATCCGGAGTCACTGGGGCATTGAGAATCAGCTGCACTGGGTGCTCGATGTGGTGTTTCGGGAGGATGAGAGCCGTATTCGGCGCGATCACGGGGGGCAGAACATGGCGGTGGTGCGGCAGCTAGCGCTCAACCTGTTGCGCAAGGACGAAACGAAGCGGTTGAGTCTGCGCATGAAGCGAAAACGGGCCGGTTGGGACGATGCCTTCCTGGCGCAGATCGTCGGAATTTAGAATGCGCTCGCCCTGTCTTGATTGATCGAAACATAATTCATTTTCGATATTAGAACAGGTCAGAATCGCTCACAACAACCACGATGAGCGTTATTCGACCCACAACCGAGAGGTGCCCCATGAAGACCGCCCGCCTCCACCCCCGCAACCGGAAGGCCCTGCTGGACGAACTCAGCGACGAACTGCTCATGGAGCAGCTCCAGGCCGGAACCGTGGAAGCGTTCGACCTCCTCGTCGAGCGCTACTCCGGCAAGTTGATGCGTTACCTGCTCGACTTCCTCGGCGACCCGCAACGGGCCGAGGACCTGCTGCAGGACACCTTCCTCCGCGTCTACCGGAACCGCCACGCCTACCGGCGCTTCGCCAAGTTCTCCACGTGGATCTACACCATCGCCGGCAACCTGGCCCGCTCGGAATACCGCAAAAACAAGCGCCGCAAGACGACCTACACGCTCCGGGTCGGAACCCGCGATCAGGAGGAGTACGAGCTACCGCTGCCCGACGAGACCTTTTCGCCGGAGCGTGAAACCGAGCGCACGTTCGAGGAGCAGGCCATCCAGGAAGCCCTCGCACAGCTCTCGCCGCGCTACTGGGAGGTGGTGGTACTGCGCGACGTGCAGCAACTGACCTACGACGAAATCGCCGAGATCACGGGCCTGCCCATGGGCACCGTCAAGAGTCGCATCAACCGGGGGCGTATCCGCCTGCAGCAGATTCTTCGCGATCGCTACGGCATCGTCCCCGAGGGGCAGGAAGCCGAGGTCATGGCCGCCTGAAATCGTCCCCACGTACACCTGTGGACGATACGGGATCCATCAGAGGATATGCCGGAGCACCTCCTCGTCGTGCTCGGACGTGTTGTTCAGGATGAGGTGCCCCATGCGGTCGCGCTTCGTCTGCAGGTAGCGCTCGTTGACCTCGTTGGGAGGGATCTCGATGGGCACGCGCTCGACGATCTCCAGGCCGTAACCCGCCAGTCCGATGCGCTTGGTCGGGTTGTTCGTCATCAGCCGCAGCTTGCGGATACCCAGGTCGCGGAGGATCTGGCAGCCGATGCCGTAGTCGCGATGGTCCATCTTGAATCCCAGCGCCTCGTTGGCCTCGACCGTGTCCAGCCCTTCCTCCTGCAGGCGGTAAGCGCGTAGCTTGTTGAGCAGTCCGATGCCGCGCCCTTCCTGCTTCATGTACAGGACGACGCCCCGGCCTTCGCGTTCGACCTGCTGCATGGCGCGGGCGAGCTGGTCGCCGCAGTCGCATCGCTTCGAGCCAAAGATATCGCCGGTGACGCACTGGGAGTGCACCCGCACGAGCACGGGCTCGTCCTCGTTCCACGTCCCTTTCGTCAGCGCCAGGTGGACGTCGCCCGTGAGGCGCTCTTCGTAGGCCACGAGGCGAAAATCCCCGTAGCGCGTGGGCATCTGCACCTCCACGACGCGCTCGATCAGCTTCTCGGTGCGCATCCGGTAGGCGATCAGATCCTTGATGGTGATGAGCCGCATGTCGAACCGGCGGGCGATCTCGCGGAGCTCGGGCACACGGGCCATGGTGCCGTCGTCGTTCATGATCTCGACGAGCACGCCGGCCGGGTAGAGCCCCGCCAGCCGGGCCAGGTCGACGGCGGCCTCGGTATGGCCGGCGCGCCGCAGCACCCCGCCCTGCTGGGCCCGCAGCGGGAAGACGTGACCGGGCCGTCCGAAGTCCTCGGGCCGTGCCTTCGGGTCGGCCAGGGCCCGGATGGTCCGCGCCCGGTCGGCCGCCGAGATGCCCGTGGTGGTGCCGATCCGGTAGTCGACCGACACGGTGAAGGGGGTGTCGTAGAGGGCGGTGTTGGAGGGCACCATCATCCCGAGGTCGAGTTCCTGAGCCCGTTCCCGGGTGATGGGTACGCAGATGAGTCCCCGCCCTTCCTTGGCCATGAAGTTGACCAGTTCGGGCGTCACCAGCTCGGCGGCGGCGATGAAGTCGCCTTCGTTTTCGCGATCTTCGTCGTCGACCACAATGACGAGCCGGCCGGCCCGGATGTCGGCGATGGCGTCTTCAATCCGGTCAAACGGGGGCGACGGCGTGGGCGGATGCGCCTGGGTCATGGAGGTCGTCGAATGGCTCGGAAAGGGCTTGCGTCCCCGGTGCGGCACGCGGGGCGAACGCATGGCCCCGGAGACGCTCCAAAATCATGTGCTTGAACGGGAGGAGCCGGATGAGGTTCTTTCCTCACGAGAGCTTCAACAAGCACGCGACCCGGGGTGGAAACGAAAAAACCCGTCCGTACGGGCCGGTGACGGCGTACGGACGGGTTTCCCTCAGGTCGGGACGGCGGGATTTGAACCCACGACCCCTTGCACCCCATGCAAGTGCGCTACCGGACTGCGCTACGTCCCGATCCGGTCGAAAACAAAGAAAACCTCAGAGGCTTTTCAAGAGCTTCTCTAAAAATACGCGGAGCTCGAGAAGTTCCCGGCGAAAGGCCGTTTCATCCTTTTTTGCGCCGTCGGACGCCTTTCGCTCCTCTTCCAGCGCCTGCCGGGCCCCGGCGATGGTGTACTTCTCGTCGCGCAAAAGCGCCTGGATCCGCCGGAGCACGGCGATGTCGTCCTCGGTGTAGATCCGCTTGCCGGCCCGGCTCTTGCGCGGGTGCAACTGCGGGAACTCGGTCTCCCAGTAACGGAGTACGTGTGCTTTCTCGCCCAGCAGTTCGGCCACCTCGCTGATGGAGTAATACAGTTTCTTGATGCCTTCTTCCTCCATGAAACGCTGCGTTCTCTGATGATCCCGCGGGCGACCGGGGTCCAGGGGCGTCGCAACGGCACCGCCCGGCCGCCGCCCGATGAATTTTGCCTTCAAAGTACGAAAGGAAGGAGGCGAAAGCATCGCGTTGCCCTGTATTTTGTCGCTTTTCACCGCCCGCTCCCATGACCGACACCCGAGCCTCCGGCTGGAAGACGGACGCCATGCTGCTGTTCGTCACCCTGGTCTGGGGTTGCAACTTTCCCGTGATCAAAGCCGTGCTGGCCGTGATGCCGGCACACGCCATGAACGCCGTGCGGCTGCTCATCTCCGCGCTGGTGCTGGGAGGTTATTACGCCGTCCAGGGGCGGCGTCAGGGCACGCCGCTCCTGGCCCCGCTCCGCCAGGCGCCGGGGATGCTCCTCGCGCTGGGGCTGCTCGGCTACTTCCTGTACCAGGTGGCGTTCATCGTGGGCCTGGACCACACGGCGGCGGGCAGCGCCGCCATCATCATGGCGAGCGTGCCGCTGTGGTCCGCGCTGGTCGGTCACACTTTCGGATTCGAACGGCTGCGCCGGCTCGGCTGGGCCGGCCTGCTGGTGACCCTCGTCGGCACGGCCCTCATCGTGGTCTTCGGCCCCCGCACGGTCGACTTCGGGGGCGGCGTGCTCTTCGGCAACGTCGTGATGGTCGGTGCCGCCGTCTGCTGGGGATGCTACACGGCGCTCAACCGGCCCGTCCTGCGCCGGGTCTCCCCGCTGGCGCTCTCGCTCTTCGGCCTCCTGTTCTCCCTGCCCCTGCTCTTCCTGGTAGCCCTCCCCTCGTTCGACGAGATCGCGTGGGGACGGGTGAACGGATGGACGTGGGCGGCCCTGCTCTACTCGGGCGGCCTCTCGACGGGGCTGGCGCCGGTGCTCTGGAGTGCCTCGGTGCACCGGGTGGGAGCCGCCCACACCACCGCCTTCGGGAATCTGGTGCCGTTCATCGCCCTCTTCGCCGGCTTCTTTTTCCTGGACGAACCGATCAACCTGGCGCAGTTGCTCGGCGGAGGCCTCATCATCGCCGGCATCATGCTCGTTCGACGGGTACGGGGAACCGCCCGGCCGCCGGCCCGCGTGTAAGCCCCCGGCACCGGAACCCGCACGGCCCGCCGGTCTTTCCGCAACCCATTCCGAAGAACACCCTGTTCATGCTCCCCTGCCCCGGTCTCTCCCACCGCTTCCCGCGCGGCGTCCTCGTCCTGACGGGATGGTTCCTCCTCGTGGCCGGGGTGTTCGAAGCCCGACCGGTCCTGGCCCGGCAGGCGCTGGCGAACACGGCTCCGCAGATGCTCGGCCTCCAGTTCGACGCCTTCCCGGACACCGAAGCCCGGCAACTGCTGCTGCTGGCCGCCCGCCGCGTGCCGGTGGCGCTGCTCCTGCCCGCCGTCTCGTCGGACAGCCACTTCGACGTCCTCTTCGGAGCCGCCGGTGCCCGCTTCGGCAACGACCTGCCGACCCGCTTCCGCTGGCGTGCCGGCCTGCTGGACCTCGACGTCTTCCGCCCCCCCTTCGGGGCCGGCCTCACCCTCCTCGACGTGGACCGCGCCGGGGTACCCGACCTCCACGCCCGCTGGCTCGCCGTGCGCCTCGGACCCTCCCTCCGGCTCGGCGGCCCCGCCTTTTTCGTCGAACCGCGCTTCATCGGCAACGGCGCCCTCAGCTCCCTCCGGCTCGGCCAGACCCAGTACGACGGGCTCGGACCGGGCACGCGTGACACCCGCACCGCGCTCGAGGCCGGCTACACCGCCGGGCTGCTGGTCCAGCTCGGCCCCCACCTCCACCTGACCGCCTCCTCCGGGTACCAGATCCATTACGGCGGCCCCGATCCCTCCTTCCACCGGCGCCGCCTCGGCGTGCTCTATGCACCGGAGAGCCGCCTCCAGGTTTTCGCGGCATACGGCTACGAAAAAGCGTCCCTCGGCCCCCGGACCCTGCGCTTCGAGCACTTCCACGCAGGCCTCCGCTTTCTCCCCGCCGCCGGCGGGCTCTGACCGAGCCGCCGTATGTACGGCGTGCGAAACGCCTCCCACGGCCATGTGAGGTACGCACCGCCTCAGACGCCGATCATCTGGAAACGGGATCCTTCGACGGGATCCTTCTCCACCTCGATCCGCACGGGAAAAGCCTCTTTGAGCTGATCCAGGTGGGTGATGACAATGATCTTGTCGAAGTCGTCCTGGATGGTCTGGATGGCCTCGACCATGTTCTCCACGCCCTGTTCGTCCTGGGTGCCGAAGCCTTCGTCGACGACGAGGGTGCGCACGCGGACGCCGCTGCGCTCGGCCAGGAGCTGGGCCAGGGCGATGCGGAGGGCGAAGTTGACGCGGAAGGCTTCCCCGCCGGAGAACGTCTCGTAGGGCCGCGGCACCCCCTGTTCGTCGGTGATGATGATCTCGAGCGTCTCTTTGGTTCCGCCGGTCTTCTTATCCTTGAGCGTTTCGAGGTGGACGTACATCTTGCCGTCGGTCAGGCGGGCGAGCAGCTCGTTGGCGCGCTCTTCGATCTCGGGCAGGGTCTGTTCGATGATGAGCGACGGGATGCCGTGCTTGCCGAAGGCGGCGCGGAGATGCCGGTAGATGGTACGTTCGGTGCGTGCGGCGGCGTGGGCCTTCCGCTGTGCCGTGAGGGCTTCGCGGTCCTGCCGGGCCTGTTCGAGACGGGAGCGCAGCTCGCCGGCCCGGGTGTGCAGGTCGCTCAGGGCCTGCTCCCGCCCGGCACAGGCCGCGGCCAGCTCACGCTGCCGGCGGACCAGCTCGTCGCGCCCGGCCAGGTCGGCCTCGAGCCGGGTGAGCCGCCCGGCCAGCGCCTCCCGCTCCGCCTTCGCCCTCGCCAGGCGCTCGTCGATCCGGGCAACCTGCTCTTTCCAGTCAGCCCGGTTGGCGCGGGCGTGCAGCAACTCCTTCATCCGCTCGCCGGCCTTCTCGACCTCCCGGAGCATCCGGCGCACCTCCTCCAGGCGGGCCGGGTCGAAGCCGATCTCGGCCTGCCGGGCCTCCAGGTGGCGGATCTGCTCCTGGATGGGTCCGAAGACCGAGCCGTCGTCGAGCCGGGTACGCAGGGTTTCCAGCTCCGGCTCCTTCCGCTGAAGGCGTTGTTCGAGCTGCTGCTTGCGACCGGCCACCTCCTCCAGCCGCCGGAGCTTTTCCTCGAACCGTTCCACCTGGCCGGCCTGGTCGCGCAGGCGCTCGTAGGCCGCCTCGTCGAAGGGACAGGCGTCGAGACGCTCGCGCAGGGTCTGGAGCCGTGCCCGCACCTCGTGCCCGAAATCCTCGTCGGCGAGGCGGCGGCGCAGGGCCTCGGCCTCCTTGCGGCGTGCCGCCAGGGCCTCCTGCGCCGTACGGGCGTGGGCGATGCGCTGCTCGATCGCCGCCAGCGATGCGACCCGGTCGGCGAGTTGCCTGGCCTCGTTCTCCACGGCCCGGTACCGATCGAGCAGGGTCTGGCGAGCCGCCATCTTTTCCTCGATCCCGTGCTGCATCTCCTCCAGCTCTTTCCGGAGCCGATCCATTTCGGTTCGGTACCGGGCTTCCACCTCGGCCCGGTGTGCCGGGGTGAGCGGCGTGCCACAGGTGGGGCAGGCCTCCTCCTCGAAGTCGAGCAACCGGCGCAGTGCTTCCTCCTGCTTTTTCAGGCTTTCCTGACGGGCCTTCATCAGGCCCTCCCGCTCCCTGATCTGCTCGCGCAACGCCTGCCCTTCCTGTCGGATCCGGTCCAGCGCTTCCTGGAGTTGCCGGTGCCGGTCCACGGCCGCTGCGCAGGCCTGCCGTTCCTGCTCCAGGCCGTCGGGGTCGGGCAGGGTGGCGGCTTCGCGCTCGATGCCGGCCTCCAGCGCGTGCAACCGCCCGCCGAGGGCCTCCCGTTCCTGCATCAGGCGCTGCTCGGCGGCGGTGATCTCCTCCTCCAGCCGGCGTCGCCGGGTGAGCACGTCGGTCAGGTCTTTGAACTGCCGGGCCGCGGTCCGGGCCGCCTCCAGCTGTCGCCGTACGGCCGGCAACTCGACCAGCTCGGCCTCGCACCGGGACAGCTCGTCCCGATCTGCCTTCAGCTCGACGGTCAGTCTGTGGATCTGGTTCTCGAGCGCGTTCTTCCGGTCCTTCAGCTCCTCCCGTTGCTGCCGGATCTGCTTCTCGACGGCCTCGTAGAGATGCTGCCTGTCGAGGAGGTCGTCATACGTCTTCCGGAGGGTTTCGTAGCGCTGGTGCTCCCGCTCGATCTCCGCCTGCCGGGCGATGAGGGCGTCGGCTTCCCGGATGCGTTCCAGAAGTTGCCGCCGCTCCTCCTCGTCGGCGTGACGGCGCCGGTCGAGCCCGTCGAGGGCTTCCCGGGTGGTGAGGGCTTCCTGCGCCCGGGCCTCGAGGGCGGCCAGGCGTTCGGCCAGCTGCCGTTCCTCGGCCCGGAGCCGTTCGAGCGTCGCCGCCTCCTCGGCAATCTGCGCCTCCACCCGGGCGTGCTCCTCCTTCCAGGCGGGCTCCCCGGCCAGGGCGTTCTTGAGGCGCTCGATCTCGCGTTCGGCCAGGTCGACGTCCGCCTCGGCCTTGCGGAGGCGCTCGCGGGCCATCTCGGCCAGGCGATCGTAGCGGCCCAGGTTCAGGATGCGGGCCAGGATCTGCTTGCGCTCGGCAGGCCGTTTCTTCGTGAACTCGTCGGAACGCCCCTGCAGCAGGAAGGCCGAGTTGATGAAGGTGTCGTAGTCGAGCCCCAGAATGTTGTTCAGGACCTGCTGCGTCTCGCGGATCGAGGCCCCGGTGAGGG
This window contains:
- a CDS encoding ISAs1 family transposase; translation: MSETCFIRYFDHLEDPRRDQGKRHRLEHVLVIALCAVVAGAEGWDDIATFAQAKVSWLTQRLDLKHGTPSGDTFRRVLAAICPEAFARGFVRWVEALAQQTAGEVIAIDGKTLRRSYDKDDPKAALHMISAWACEQHLVLAQEKVSAKSNEITAIPALLEVLDLEGCIVTLDAMGTQTEIAEAICAQGADYVLALKGNQGLLHREVRAYFEQGRTRHWRAMPVAYAERCDLGHGRKEVRRLWISTDVAWVPKAEAWRDLNSLVMVEHERHTQQGVSLERRFYISSLATTAEQMLDIIRSHWGIENQLHWVLDVVFREDESRIRRDHGGQNMAVVRQLALNLLRKDETKRLSLRMKRKRAGWDDAFLAQIVGI
- a CDS encoding RNA polymerase sigma factor gives rise to the protein MKTARLHPRNRKALLDELSDELLMEQLQAGTVEAFDLLVERYSGKLMRYLLDFLGDPQRAEDLLQDTFLRVYRNRHAYRRFAKFSTWIYTIAGNLARSEYRKNKRRKTTYTLRVGTRDQEEYELPLPDETFSPERETERTFEEQAIQEALAQLSPRYWEVVVLRDVQQLTYDEIAEITGLPMGTVKSRINRGRIRLQQILRDRYGIVPEGQEAEVMAA
- a CDS encoding bifunctional 3,4-dihydroxy-2-butanone-4-phosphate synthase/GTP cyclohydrolase II, which produces MTQAHPPTPSPPFDRIEDAIADIRAGRLVIVVDDEDRENEGDFIAAAELVTPELVNFMAKEGRGLICVPITRERAQELDLGMMVPSNTALYDTPFTVSVDYRIGTTTGISAADRARTIRALADPKARPEDFGRPGHVFPLRAQQGGVLRRAGHTEAAVDLARLAGLYPAGVLVEIMNDDGTMARVPELREIARRFDMRLITIKDLIAYRMRTEKLIERVVEVQMPTRYGDFRLVAYEERLTGDVHLALTKGTWNEDEPVLVRVHSQCVTGDIFGSKRCDCGDQLARAMQQVEREGRGVVLYMKQEGRGIGLLNKLRAYRLQEEGLDTVEANEALGFKMDHRDYGIGCQILRDLGIRKLRLMTNNPTKRIGLAGYGLEIVERVPIEIPPNEVNERYLQTKRDRMGHLILNNTSEHDEEVLRHIL
- a CDS encoding MerR family transcriptional regulator, with the translated sequence MKSDKIQGNAMLSPPSFRTLKAKFIGRRPGGAVATPLDPGRPRDHQRTQRFMEEEGIKKLYYSISEVAELLGEKAHVLRYWETEFPQLHPRKSRAGKRIYTEDDIAVLRRIQALLRDEKYTIAGARQALEEERKASDGAKKDETAFRRELLELRVFLEKLLKSL
- a CDS encoding DMT family transporter, which gives rise to MTDTRASGWKTDAMLLFVTLVWGCNFPVIKAVLAVMPAHAMNAVRLLISALVLGGYYAVQGRRQGTPLLAPLRQAPGMLLALGLLGYFLYQVAFIVGLDHTAAGSAAIIMASVPLWSALVGHTFGFERLRRLGWAGLLVTLVGTALIVVFGPRTVDFGGGVLFGNVVMVGAAVCWGCYTALNRPVLRRVSPLALSLFGLLFSLPLLFLVALPSFDEIAWGRVNGWTWAALLYSGGLSTGLAPVLWSASVHRVGAAHTTAFGNLVPFIALFAGFFFLDEPINLAQLLGGGLIIAGIMLVRRVRGTARPPARV